The window TGAATCTCTCTCATAAGAGGAGTAACAATTGTTCGAGTAATTTTGTTAATGCTTTCTTGAATTGAAGGACGAATATGAATCAGACGAGAAATGGATTGTCCAGTTTCAGCTAGTGCTACTTCTATTTGCCAATCTCCTTCATCTAATGCTTGTAATTGCCAGTTATACTTTTCATTTGTATCTTCATTTTCAACTTTGACATGAGGCAAAGGTGGATTTAGAGCTAACTGCAATGGTAATTTTTGACTATCCTTGGCAATAATTGCACGTCTAATCAAAGCTTGAACTTCAAATGAAGCTCCTGTTTCGACTTCAAAAGTTTCAGATAATTCCCTATTTTGGTTGAAGATAACTAAATCTATCTCGGCATCTGGAAGACAATTAAAACTCGAAACTGAATCAAAAAAAATAGTCTTTTTGTTTTGATATTGCAGAAAATCGATTGTTAAATTTAACTTATGATAACCAAGTCTTTGAGGGCAAATATCCCATTGTAAAAAAAAATCTTCATTGGGAGGAATAGAGCGTATATTTTTAACTGATTCATCAATCAAGGCTCCATTATCAGACTCTAAATAACACTCAATATAATCAAGCCTTGTTCGATGTGAATTACGCAGCTTAAGAGAAAATTGTGTTTTCTGCTTATATAAAACTCTAGAAGGAACTTTAGCCTCATAACAATCTATTAAATTATTCCGCGTCAGCCAGTTAAAAATATTTAACATTAGCTGTCTATTATCAGATTTATTAATATCATTATCAGAGAAAAAAACACAATCTCCAATAACTACTATGCGAGTATAATTATACTCAACAGATGCTAAAAAAGGTTGGTAAGTATCAGGAAGTTTAGCAATAATATATGGTGATTCATTTAATATTTTTATATACGCTGGTCTATTGATTTCTAAATTACTAATACCTGTACTGATATAATGGCTTTCAAAATTAAAGACTGTCTTCTGCGGATGATTTAACATCTCCTTAATTATTAGCCCGAATGGTTCTAAAAGCCTATTAATACTTTTGCTATTTTGTCTATTTTGTATTTTAAGTGACTCGTGACTATGAGCAATTAGCAATGATTTTCCCTGAGATACAAAGTCATTAATTGCATCTAACTCCTCTTCAGTAAACCCCTGGGTAGGTGCAGCTAATACTAAAACATCATAATAAGGAAGTGCTTTTTTAAAAAATTTCCCCCTTGCTGGGTAAATATTTACATTAAACCCTAAATTTTTTAAATTAGTTAGTAATTCTTTATAAGAATATCTTTTTACTTTATTTTCATTGTCTGGCACCGATTTCAGCAGCAGTTCTGCATGAGACTCATCAAACAGAATATTTATCACTATAACCTCATTACTATTGCAACTAAATTTTAATCGTGGCTAGCAATTCTATCATACGTTGATAGTATTTTCATATTTTTTATATTGATTAATATAAAAATTAAGAGCAACCATAACATGACTCTTGTGTATGAGACAGAAACAACTGATTGCTCATTGGAAGTTATTATGGGAAACTGTAGCAAGGTATCAAGCTGCTAATGGGATAGTCTGTTAAATCATTCTACATATGAGTTGCGTGAAATTTCTTTTATAAGACCTTCCAAGCTTTCAGAATCATTATTTTTTAAGTGTTCAAATAGTCTTTTGAGTCTCGAATCGCGACCAGCTAGATAACCCGCCAAAGCACGAGCCTTACCCAAACCCATACCTTCAAGTGAATCATAATCAACACCGATACATGTCAAATTTTGGCAGAGATTTTTGAAATCTTCCATGTCCCGGTAATAATTTCGCAGCCATTCTCTAAGTATTCCTGGGTTTCTTCTTAAATATTCAATATATCTAACATAAGAATTAATTTCATTATTATTTTTTATGTTGAGCGGTAAATCTGCTATATTGCTCAATTTACGCAATTCTTTGATAGTACGCCCCTCTGAATCTGTACCATTGGAATTCAGAGGGGCTACTGAGGGTTTTCGACTTCACCATTATAGAAATTAGATGCCTGTGGATTATTTAAAGGCACAAGCTCAGAGTCATTTTGTTTAAGAGAAAGAGGAGGGAGAAACAGGTATTTATTTAAACGCTCCGTAATAAAACGTTTAACACGGCGATAGA is drawn from Nostoc sp. KVJ3 and contains these coding sequences:
- a CDS encoding GldG family protein encodes the protein MINILFDESHAELLLKSVPDNENKVKRYSYKELLTNLKNLGFNVNIYPARGKFFKKALPYYDVLVLAAPTQGFTEEELDAINDFVSQGKSLLIAHSHESLKIQNRQNSKSINRLLEPFGLIIKEMLNHPQKTVFNFESHYISTGISNLEINRPAYIKILNESPYIIAKLPDTYQPFLASVEYNYTRIVVIGDCVFFSDNDINKSDNRQLMLNIFNWLTRNNLIDCYEAKVPSRVLYKQKTQFSLKLRNSHRTRLDYIECYLESDNGALIDESVKNIRSIPPNEDFFLQWDICPQRLGYHKLNLTIDFLQYQNKKTIFFDSVSSFNCLPDAEIDLVIFNQNRELSETFEVETGASFEVQALIRRAIIAKDSQKLPLQLALNPPLPHVKVENEDTNEKYNWQLQALDEGDWQIEVALAETGQSISRLIHIRPSIQESINKITRTIVTPLMREIHEKLAHIRQEFDAETIQNISFRLLTAEQYIQILYPPENADDPLEVVQASRQEIHRYEPLIKKLLNWVFPTYSPQLGCCIPYDEKLAEHLTRKHPDYEDNFANNFLYTPECNEQDKNLKKQYIAALIIHEKYGHGFFFNQTQLGKQIAILYRHGLLRSIDTVYLKYPYPRLIYEKYQVAIEAINDSAIRVNEGFSAWIELALLPQLSGSTGHIVYQRKDFLFNRDDFLEVLSNSGKSEYFKKFKPFRPSTYEEGYDYFNLIQGYFGKSCGSKCAVQAMLKATDINLGIIENDNQVKIGLEAKELEYALLESEKDDARADRRLRRIHAVLRKHREKIRTEQKRLQCHRNCLHPECPVNAVIYKELGW